A window from Mycobacterium saskatchewanense encodes these proteins:
- a CDS encoding flavin-containing monooxygenase, protein MTRRVAVIGAGPGGLVAARWLLSRRLEPVIFEQGPMLGGQWTGLAGRSGVWPTMHTNTSRILTAFSDLEPETRAVFPPNRAILDYLHRYADAFGLVPRIRFGTRVDLLAPDGARWLVRHGGVEETFDNVVVATGRFHAPAIPTVPGLDTFTGSAGAIATYDYRGADPYRGKRVLVAGGAISSLEIAAELAQFGAARVVVTQRRQRYVLPKFAAGVPSDHRVFTRYGTLASGVLPAAEVDRQLKEIVVEAGGSPEQYGAPAPADSLSAAGLTLSQYYLPLVGEGRIAVRAWVNAVEGTTVTFTDGHAEQFDGIVFGTGFKVRLPFLDDDVRAVLDLDDAHLDLDRHTFHPDLPGLAFVGMWDQSGGYFVPLELQARWIAYAWGGTVPPPREADQRSAIAAHRSARGASQKTRMNLVALTFARAAGVEPRLENWPQLRRALLFGPLAPSSFRLEGPDALPDAPARFQRDAAAFRAITSNELTDRERKHLAALAQSERKQPL, encoded by the coding sequence GTGACGAGACGTGTCGCCGTGATCGGGGCCGGACCCGGTGGACTGGTTGCGGCGCGCTGGCTGCTCTCGCGCCGGCTCGAACCGGTGATCTTCGAGCAGGGACCGATGCTGGGCGGCCAGTGGACGGGGCTCGCCGGCCGCAGCGGGGTGTGGCCGACCATGCACACCAACACGAGCCGGATCCTGACCGCCTTCAGCGACCTCGAGCCCGAGACACGCGCCGTCTTTCCACCGAACCGCGCGATTCTGGACTATCTGCACCGCTATGCCGACGCATTCGGCCTTGTGCCGCGCATCCGGTTCGGCACACGCGTCGACCTTCTCGCGCCGGACGGCGCCAGGTGGCTCGTCCGGCACGGCGGCGTCGAAGAGACCTTCGACAACGTCGTGGTGGCCACCGGTCGCTTCCACGCCCCCGCCATCCCCACCGTGCCGGGGCTCGACACCTTCACCGGCTCGGCGGGAGCGATCGCGACCTACGACTACCGGGGGGCCGACCCGTATCGCGGCAAGCGCGTCCTGGTGGCGGGCGGCGCGATCAGCTCCCTCGAGATCGCCGCCGAACTGGCCCAATTCGGCGCCGCGCGCGTCGTCGTGACCCAGCGGCGGCAGCGGTACGTCCTGCCGAAGTTCGCCGCCGGAGTCCCCTCCGATCACCGGGTTTTCACGCGCTACGGGACGCTGGCGAGCGGGGTGCTGCCGGCCGCCGAAGTCGATCGGCAGCTGAAAGAGATCGTCGTTGAGGCGGGCGGCAGCCCGGAGCAGTACGGTGCACCGGCGCCCGCGGATTCCCTGTCGGCCGCCGGGCTCACCCTCAGCCAGTACTACCTGCCGCTCGTGGGAGAGGGCCGAATCGCTGTGCGGGCGTGGGTGAACGCCGTCGAAGGCACGACCGTGACGTTCACCGACGGCCATGCAGAGCAGTTCGACGGGATCGTGTTCGGCACCGGATTCAAGGTTCGCCTGCCGTTTCTCGATGACGACGTCCGGGCCGTTCTCGACCTGGACGACGCGCATCTGGACCTCGACCGGCATACGTTTCATCCCGACCTGCCGGGGCTGGCGTTCGTGGGCATGTGGGACCAGTCGGGCGGATACTTTGTGCCGCTGGAACTTCAGGCCCGGTGGATCGCGTACGCGTGGGGTGGCACCGTCCCGCCGCCGCGTGAGGCCGACCAGCGGTCGGCCATCGCGGCTCATCGCTCGGCGCGAGGGGCGTCGCAGAAGACCCGGATGAACCTGGTCGCGCTCACCTTTGCGCGAGCCGCCGGGGTCGAGCCCCGGCTGGAGAACTGGCCGCAGCTGCGCCGGGCGTTGCTGTTCGGCCCCTTGGCGCCCAGCAGCTTTCGGCTCGAGGGCCCTGATGCGCTGCCCGACGCGCCGGCCCGGTTCCAGCGTGATGCCGCAGCCTTCCGCGCGATTACGTCGAACGAGCTGACCGATCGGGAACGCAAGCACCTGGCCGCCCTCGCGCAAAGTGAACGGAAGCAACCACTTTGA
- a CDS encoding DUF732 domain-containing protein: protein MPVVLASFVFTVSFAASAQADPGPDAGFLSALDKAGIPYQSGPTAISIGKQACDLMDQGQLKANVIQDVSASNPGLSMPDAARFTTIATSVYCPQHLGEPVTQAPPSPTSSPIIPEFPWPAPPVG, encoded by the coding sequence ATGCCTGTGGTGCTCGCGAGCTTTGTCTTCACGGTCAGCTTCGCCGCTTCGGCACAGGCGGATCCGGGCCCCGACGCCGGCTTCCTTTCCGCGCTCGACAAGGCGGGCATCCCCTATCAGAGCGGGCCCACCGCCATCTCGATCGGCAAGCAGGCCTGCGACCTGATGGATCAGGGTCAGCTCAAAGCCAACGTCATCCAGGACGTCTCGGCGAGCAACCCGGGGCTTTCGATGCCCGACGCCGCCCGGTTCACCACGATCGCGACCAGCGTCTACTGCCCCCAGCACCTCGGGGAACCGGTCACGCAGGCACCGCCATCCCCGACGTCGTCGCCCATCATTCCCGAATTCCCGTGGCCGGCGCCACCTGTCGGCTGA
- a CDS encoding amidase, with protein MKRVSRRTALKVGGAAAGAVAVTGLSMIPAAAPPRPHTIAEAGALLRAGRVTSVELTRAALGEAARLQARLNAFITLTAAQALDAAARLDAELAHGADRGPLHGIPIACKDLYSTAGVLTSVGSHVFADRVPTEDAAVITRLAEAGAVSIGKTNLNEFAAGIDGKNSYYGDIHNPLRPERSAGGSSGGTGAAVGAGIVAAGVGSDTGGSVRVPAAWNGVVGIRPTHGLVSLYGAFPRAPRFDVAGPLGRTVRDTAVMLGAMVGQDPRDPYSRPAGKPDYLAACDLGIAGLRIGLIEGFSLTGLDPDVETAVRRTLPVLDRLGARVTTVRIENLPTMLDFAAAFTILRWEFAQAMRDIYDPAPDKSIFGPAVRADMEAATKLTQADYDAAVARRFSDAAPMRATLADVDLLLTPTMPTVAPRLDTHSDEFTRGRRYTIPFTYADLPSISVPCGHGAQGLPIAVQFVGPEFGEALLFRAAAAIERETRKW; from the coding sequence CCGCCGCGTCCGCACACCATCGCGGAGGCCGGCGCGTTGCTGCGCGCCGGCCGGGTGACGTCGGTCGAGCTGACGCGCGCAGCCCTCGGTGAGGCGGCGCGGCTGCAGGCACGGCTGAACGCGTTCATCACCCTGACCGCCGCGCAGGCGCTGGACGCGGCGGCGCGGCTCGACGCTGAGCTCGCTCATGGCGCCGATCGTGGCCCGCTGCACGGCATTCCGATCGCGTGCAAAGACCTTTACTCCACCGCCGGCGTCCTCACCTCAGTCGGTTCGCACGTGTTCGCTGACCGCGTCCCCACCGAGGACGCCGCCGTGATCACCAGACTCGCGGAGGCTGGCGCGGTCAGCATCGGCAAGACCAACCTCAACGAATTCGCCGCAGGCATCGATGGCAAGAACAGCTACTACGGGGACATCCACAATCCGCTGCGGCCGGAGCGGTCGGCCGGCGGGTCGTCGGGCGGAACGGGGGCGGCGGTCGGCGCGGGCATCGTCGCCGCCGGCGTGGGCAGTGACACGGGCGGCTCGGTGCGAGTCCCGGCCGCGTGGAACGGTGTCGTCGGCATCCGGCCGACCCACGGCCTGGTCAGCCTTTACGGCGCGTTTCCCCGCGCCCCCCGCTTCGATGTCGCGGGCCCGCTGGGGCGCACGGTGCGCGACACGGCGGTGATGCTCGGCGCCATGGTGGGCCAGGACCCGCGCGATCCCTACTCTCGGCCCGCCGGCAAGCCGGACTATCTGGCCGCTTGCGACCTTGGCATCGCCGGCCTGCGTATCGGGCTGATCGAGGGTTTCAGCTTGACCGGGCTCGATCCCGACGTGGAAACGGCGGTGCGTCGCACCCTGCCGGTCCTCGACCGCCTCGGCGCACGGGTCACGACCGTGAGGATCGAGAACCTTCCGACGATGCTGGACTTCGCCGCCGCGTTCACGATCCTGCGCTGGGAGTTCGCGCAGGCGATGCGCGACATCTACGATCCCGCTCCAGACAAGAGCATCTTCGGGCCCGCCGTGCGCGCCGACATGGAGGCGGCAACCAAGCTCACCCAAGCCGACTACGACGCGGCGGTCGCCCGGAGGTTCTCGGACGCGGCACCCATGCGGGCCACGCTCGCCGACGTCGACCTCCTCCTGACGCCGACGATGCCGACCGTGGCGCCGCGCCTCGACACGCACTCCGACGAGTTCACCCGAGGCCGGCGCTACACCATCCCGTTCACTTATGCTGACCTGCCGTCGATTTCGGTGCCGTGCGGCCATGGAGCTCAAGGGCTTCCCATAGCGGTGCAATTCGTGGGCCCTGAGTTCGGCGAGGCGCTGTTGTTCCGCGCCGCCGCGGCCATCGAACGTGAGACGAGGAAGTGGTAG
- the fmdA gene encoding formamidase encodes MPQVVFPLDSTKKFTDQRIVGHNRWHWAIPAQVHVKPGDTFRVHCREWFDGAIRNDDSAEDILNAPLAAVHVLSGPIAVEGAKPGDLLIVDILDVGPIPQEDSGPLAGQGWGYTGVFATKNGGGFLTEHFPDAYKVIWDFQGGVATSRHVPGVSYTGIVHPGLMGTAPSAELLGKWNVREQALIDTDPDRVPPLALPPLPDSAILGSLRGAEFDRVAAEAARTAPPRENGGNQDIKNFTKGTRVFYPVFVDGANLSMGDLHFSQGDGEITFCGAIEMGGFLDLHVDLIKGGMETYGVSENAIFMPGNVAPQFSQWLAFSGTSVTLDGVQRYLDSHLSYQRACLHAIDYLSKFGYSRIQAYMILGSAPIEGRLSGVVDIPNSCSTVYIPTEIFDIDVRPSAKGPVQVDPGIGVPTAAAGN; translated from the coding sequence ATGCCGCAGGTAGTGTTTCCACTCGATTCCACGAAGAAGTTCACCGATCAGCGCATCGTCGGACACAATCGGTGGCACTGGGCGATCCCGGCGCAGGTACACGTCAAACCCGGAGACACCTTCCGCGTCCACTGCCGCGAATGGTTCGACGGCGCGATTCGAAACGACGACTCCGCCGAGGACATCCTGAATGCCCCGCTTGCCGCGGTTCATGTGCTCAGCGGCCCGATCGCTGTGGAGGGCGCCAAGCCTGGTGACTTGCTCATCGTCGACATCCTCGACGTCGGGCCCATCCCGCAGGAGGATTCAGGGCCGTTGGCGGGGCAGGGCTGGGGGTACACGGGGGTATTCGCGACAAAAAACGGTGGCGGGTTCCTGACCGAGCATTTTCCCGATGCCTACAAGGTGATCTGGGATTTCCAGGGCGGTGTGGCCACGTCGCGGCACGTGCCGGGAGTCTCCTACACCGGCATCGTGCATCCCGGGCTGATGGGGACCGCCCCCTCGGCGGAGCTGTTGGGTAAATGGAACGTCCGCGAACAAGCCCTCATCGACACCGACCCGGACCGGGTTCCCCCGCTAGCCCTGCCACCCCTGCCGGACTCTGCGATCCTCGGCAGCCTCCGCGGCGCGGAATTCGACCGCGTGGCCGCCGAGGCGGCGCGGACCGCTCCGCCGCGGGAGAATGGCGGCAATCAGGACATCAAGAATTTCACCAAGGGCACCAGGGTGTTCTACCCCGTGTTTGTCGACGGCGCCAACCTGTCCATGGGCGACCTCCACTTCTCGCAGGGTGACGGCGAGATCACCTTTTGCGGGGCCATCGAGATGGGCGGGTTTTTGGATCTGCACGTCGATCTGATCAAGGGCGGAATGGAGACGTATGGCGTCAGCGAGAACGCGATCTTCATGCCCGGCAACGTCGCTCCCCAATTCAGCCAATGGCTGGCGTTCTCGGGAACATCGGTCACGCTCGACGGTGTCCAGCGTTACCTGGATTCGCACCTGTCTTATCAGCGGGCGTGTCTGCATGCCATCGACTATCTGTCCAAGTTCGGGTATAGCCGGATCCAGGCCTACATGATTCTGGGCTCGGCGCCGATCGAGGGACGGCTGTCCGGCGTGGTAGACATCCCGAACTCGTGTTCAACGGTGTATATCCCCACCGAGATCTTCGACATCGATGTCCGTCCGTCAGCCAAGGGGCCGGTACAAGTCGATCCCGGAATCGGTGTGCCGACGGCGGCGGCAGGAAACTGA
- a CDS encoding M15 family metallopeptidase, translated as MAAASVTLVQCAHGPPPRTATPAPSVTASPSAGAPPAPAGATVEPVTAAELGASWRPGCPAGPGQLRRVTLAHLGFDGRAHRGELIVNEDLVPEVTAIFESLYRLGYPVDKMRTVEKYPAADDEASMEDDNTSGFNCREIPGAGRWSQHAYGRAIDLNPLVNPCIYTGGAFEPHNASAYIDRRRADPGLLHEGDAAVRAFTDRGWRWGGSWASPIDYQHFERP; from the coding sequence ATGGCCGCCGCCTCGGTCACCCTGGTGCAGTGCGCCCACGGGCCGCCGCCCCGTACCGCTACACCCGCACCGTCCGTCACGGCCTCACCGTCGGCCGGAGCCCCGCCGGCACCAGCCGGAGCGACGGTGGAGCCGGTCACGGCCGCCGAACTCGGCGCGAGCTGGCGGCCGGGTTGCCCGGCCGGCCCGGGGCAGCTACGACGAGTCACTCTCGCCCACCTGGGCTTCGACGGACGGGCCCACCGCGGCGAACTGATCGTGAACGAGGACCTCGTGCCGGAGGTGACCGCGATCTTCGAAAGCCTTTACCGGCTTGGCTATCCCGTCGACAAGATGCGCACGGTCGAGAAGTATCCCGCCGCCGACGACGAGGCATCGATGGAGGACGACAACACGTCGGGCTTCAACTGTCGCGAAATTCCGGGCGCCGGACGGTGGTCCCAACACGCCTACGGCCGGGCGATCGACCTTAATCCCCTTGTCAACCCATGCATCTACACCGGCGGCGCGTTCGAGCCGCACAACGCGTCCGCCTACATCGATCGCCGCCGCGCCGATCCGGGGCTCCTGCACGAGGGCGACGCCGCCGTGCGCGCCTTCACAGACCGCGGTTGGCGGTGGGGCGGCAGCTGGGCGTCCCCGATCGACTACCAGCACTTCGAGCGACCCTGA
- a CDS encoding TetR/AcrR family transcriptional regulator, translated as MTQRYDRPDSRQGYLGGGAPRRRAKLAPDPDVRCAILDAASKSVREQGIRGLSVAAVLEQARLSTRAFYRHFESKDQLVAAVFTEMTRVEVLRLKRKMAAADNPVEAVTAWIDGRFDLAFDDNTESDLRRLLLEAQSKVFTSSEPVSAPYPMIFEPLIEQLQQGLDLGVFHDVMPATAAKSLHGVVWAATQRHRGTSHDERAETRRRALRFCLRGLGVSPETIDALTAERVAAG; from the coding sequence ATGACGCAGCGGTATGACCGGCCCGATTCCCGCCAGGGTTACCTCGGCGGGGGTGCACCACGTCGACGGGCGAAGCTCGCGCCCGATCCGGACGTGCGGTGCGCGATCCTGGACGCTGCGTCGAAGTCGGTTCGCGAACAGGGCATCCGCGGGCTCAGCGTCGCCGCCGTCCTGGAACAGGCCCGGCTGAGCACCCGCGCCTTCTACCGGCACTTCGAGTCCAAGGACCAGCTGGTCGCGGCGGTATTCACGGAGATGACCCGCGTGGAAGTGCTCCGGCTGAAAAGGAAGATGGCCGCCGCGGACAACCCGGTGGAGGCGGTGACGGCCTGGATCGACGGCCGATTCGACCTCGCCTTCGACGACAACACCGAGTCCGATCTGCGGCGGCTGTTGCTGGAGGCCCAGTCGAAGGTGTTCACCTCGTCCGAGCCGGTGTCGGCCCCATACCCGATGATCTTCGAGCCGCTGATCGAGCAGCTGCAGCAGGGGCTGGATCTCGGCGTGTTCCACGACGTCATGCCGGCAACGGCCGCGAAGTCGCTGCACGGCGTCGTCTGGGCGGCCACCCAACGGCACCGGGGGACGAGTCACGACGAACGCGCCGAGACCCGTCGACGCGCGCTTCGGTTCTGTCTGCGAGGGCTGGGCGTCTCGCCCGAAACGATCGACGCGCTGACCGCGGAGCGGGTGGCCGCGGGCTGA
- a CDS encoding DUF732 domain-containing protein: MAEPVPASDETAAVNASETVAVPNPASPGSGGLAWSRDDDEESPPQPAVERESWVTTWRKAGALLLGGLVLAGAIVVGFWVLSPDNKGSQAPPSASPTPTAGASPTATASPSAASPSSIPSTPEQDNKYVQTLNDRGISFANPEAAIYNGKMVCADIRQGMTVPQIVDAFRASNPALGADADAYVAISVRAYCPQNGNLVSGVS; the protein is encoded by the coding sequence ATGGCCGAGCCGGTCCCGGCTTCTGACGAAACCGCCGCAGTCAACGCTTCCGAGACCGTTGCCGTACCCAACCCGGCGTCGCCGGGTAGTGGTGGCCTCGCGTGGTCACGCGACGATGACGAGGAGTCGCCCCCTCAGCCGGCGGTCGAGCGCGAATCGTGGGTGACGACGTGGCGGAAAGCCGGCGCTTTGCTCCTGGGTGGCCTGGTCCTGGCGGGCGCGATCGTGGTCGGGTTCTGGGTGCTGAGCCCGGACAACAAGGGTTCGCAGGCGCCGCCTAGCGCGTCACCTACGCCGACTGCCGGCGCCTCGCCGACGGCGACCGCTTCGCCGTCGGCGGCCTCCCCCTCGTCGATCCCGTCCACACCAGAGCAGGACAACAAGTACGTCCAGACGTTGAACGACCGGGGCATCTCGTTCGCGAACCCGGAGGCGGCCATCTACAACGGCAAGATGGTCTGCGCCGACATCCGCCAGGGCATGACGGTGCCGCAGATCGTCGATGCGTTTCGGGCCAGCAACCCGGCACTCGGCGCGGATGCCGACGCCTACGTGGCCATTTCCGTGCGCGCCTACTGTCCTCAAAACGGCAACCTGGTCAGCGGAGTGTCCTGA
- a CDS encoding DUF732 domain-containing protein produces MTVGDNSAPVGSVPRPQPRPVRPPPSRNLGNVVAAVFLAMAVLFALGVVATYFLRDRTATSPGPQTITVTPGPKGSGDGADGRFFSSLAIYGIADNGNDAVRQRFMEFGHHTCFSLLPPHPQALDSTVTDIMTAENQDVASGSPWSPQFTHDDAEHLAEAAIGAYCPSVSR; encoded by the coding sequence ATGACTGTCGGAGACAACAGCGCCCCAGTCGGGTCGGTGCCTCGCCCTCAACCGCGGCCGGTGCGCCCGCCCCCGTCGAGGAACCTCGGCAATGTCGTCGCGGCGGTGTTCCTCGCGATGGCCGTCCTGTTCGCGCTCGGTGTCGTCGCCACCTACTTCCTGCGCGATCGGACCGCGACCTCCCCCGGACCGCAAACGATCACGGTGACCCCGGGGCCAAAGGGTTCGGGCGACGGAGCCGACGGCCGGTTCTTCTCCTCGCTGGCCATCTACGGCATCGCCGACAACGGCAACGACGCCGTACGGCAGCGGTTCATGGAGTTCGGCCACCACACCTGTTTCTCGCTCTTACCGCCGCACCCGCAGGCGCTGGACTCGACCGTCACCGACATCATGACGGCGGAGAACCAGGACGTCGCGTCGGGGAGTCCGTGGTCGCCCCAGTTCACCCACGACGACGCCGAACACCTCGCGGAGGCCGCCATTGGCGCCTACTGCCCCAGCGTCTCGAGGTAG
- a CDS encoding DUF4267 domain-containing protein: MAIDRAALLAGGIRLASGISFLVDPLGANRLWGDPEAPSPTARLLLRSMGYRDALIGGLLAAAALRGRNTRGWFLASGGADAADLIGGLSVHDQLRPSQRFIGLGGAVVGIGVGLWGAARRGPQPSQVPQKVR; encoded by the coding sequence ATGGCAATCGACCGGGCGGCATTGCTGGCGGGCGGCATTCGGCTCGCCTCGGGCATCTCGTTTCTTGTCGACCCGTTGGGCGCGAACCGGCTCTGGGGCGATCCCGAAGCGCCTTCGCCGACTGCGCGGCTGCTGTTGCGATCGATGGGGTACCGCGACGCGCTGATCGGCGGCCTGCTGGCTGCGGCGGCCCTCCGGGGCCGCAACACGCGGGGCTGGTTCCTGGCGTCCGGAGGCGCGGACGCGGCCGACCTGATCGGCGGGCTGAGCGTCCATGACCAGTTGAGGCCGTCCCAGCGGTTCATCGGCCTAGGGGGTGCCGTCGTCGGCATCGGAGTTGGTCTCTGGGGAGCCGCGCGACGAGGCCCGCAGCCGAGTCAGGTGCCGCAGAAGGTCCGGTAG
- a CDS encoding serine hydrolase domain-containing protein, with protein MIDDSSLGRPLRKAVATGTVLLALITACSRGAAGRPAAGINPQPPAPRVAVAAKPPSPALATEFAPVSALIDRAIAAGKLPGAVVEIGHGGNVAFSQAYGSRKLGGEPGLDGTPAPAEPATEDTIFDLASLTKTIATATAVMQLSERGEVQIDDPVQQQLPGFNAANDPRRAKVTVRMLLTHTSGEPGDVNLGDPWGLDRADKAEGIHRALSTPLESGPGQGFHYSDINFIVLGALIEKVTGETLDVYVQQHVFDPLGMTDTHYLPPDKACGPHTTVGAAIAWAPASSGTAPGACPAGTWSTALLPRIAPTARDEEGRADPGKNPDLDRLLRGTVQDTTARRMGGVAGHAGVFSTAHDVGIFAQALLDRLAGRPSQFPLAPDTLALMTTPQQPGHTPQQLEAANAAARAAAAKRPNTTDPLLAPRYPAIPGQNLRGFGWDIDTGQSTARGVIFPIGSFGHTGFTGTSLWMDPGSNTYLVLLANSIHTRGSPPMSDLRGEVATATARALHL; from the coding sequence GTGATCGACGACAGCTCGCTCGGCAGGCCGCTCCGAAAGGCCGTCGCCACCGGAACCGTCCTCCTGGCGCTCATCACGGCCTGCTCTCGTGGCGCGGCGGGACGTCCCGCGGCGGGCATAAACCCACAGCCCCCCGCACCCCGGGTCGCCGTGGCAGCCAAACCGCCCAGCCCCGCTCTCGCAACCGAATTCGCGCCGGTGTCCGCGCTGATCGACCGCGCGATCGCGGCGGGCAAGCTGCCAGGCGCGGTGGTGGAGATCGGGCACGGCGGCAACGTCGCCTTCAGCCAGGCCTACGGCTCGCGCAAGCTCGGGGGCGAACCGGGGCTGGATGGGACGCCCGCGCCCGCGGAGCCGGCGACCGAGGACACCATCTTCGACCTGGCCTCCCTGACGAAGACCATCGCGACGGCGACGGCCGTCATGCAGCTGTCCGAACGAGGCGAGGTGCAGATCGACGATCCCGTGCAGCAGCAGCTGCCCGGCTTCAACGCGGCGAACGATCCCCGTCGCGCCAAGGTGACCGTTCGCATGCTGCTGACGCACACCTCGGGGGAACCGGGGGACGTCAATCTGGGAGACCCGTGGGGACTCGACCGAGCCGACAAGGCCGAAGGCATACACCGGGCGCTCAGCACGCCGCTGGAATCCGGCCCGGGGCAGGGCTTCCACTACTCCGACATCAACTTCATCGTGCTCGGGGCCCTCATCGAGAAGGTCACGGGCGAGACCCTGGACGTCTACGTTCAGCAGCACGTCTTCGACCCCCTCGGCATGACGGACACCCACTACCTCCCACCGGACAAAGCGTGTGGCCCGCACACGACGGTCGGCGCCGCGATCGCCTGGGCTCCCGCATCCAGCGGCACGGCCCCGGGCGCCTGCCCCGCGGGGACGTGGAGCACCGCGCTCTTGCCGCGCATCGCACCGACGGCACGCGACGAGGAGGGCCGGGCCGACCCCGGCAAGAACCCCGACCTCGACCGCCTGCTGCGGGGCACCGTGCAGGACACGACGGCGCGGCGCATGGGTGGGGTGGCCGGGCACGCCGGCGTGTTCTCGACCGCGCATGATGTCGGCATCTTCGCGCAGGCCCTGCTTGACCGGCTCGCCGGCCGCCCGAGCCAGTTTCCTTTGGCGCCAGACACTTTGGCGTTGATGACGACCCCGCAACAGCCGGGGCACACGCCGCAGCAGCTTGAGGCGGCCAATGCGGCGGCCCGGGCGGCCGCCGCGAAGAGACCGAACACCACCGATCCGCTACTCGCGCCGCGCTACCCCGCGATCCCGGGGCAGAACCTGCGCGGGTTCGGTTGGGACATCGATACGGGCCAGTCCACGGCGCGGGGCGTGATCTTCCCGATCGGCAGCTTCGGCCACACCGGCTTCACCGGAACCTCGCTGTGGATGGACCCGGGTTCGAATACCTACCTCGTTCTGCTCGCGAATTCGATCCACACGCGGGGCAGCCCGCCCATGTCCGACCTGCGCGGCGAGGTCGCGACGGCGACGGCGCGTGCCCTGCATCTCTGA
- a CDS encoding TetR/AcrR family transcriptional regulator: MTEQGDPLSCRRPHAGHPPGTRRNKLAPDPEVRRAIVAAAAKSVREQGVRGLSIAAVLEHAQLSTRAFYRHFESKDQLVAAVFMEMTRVEVQRLKAKMAPAADPVEAVTAWIDGRLDLAFDETIKSEQRQASLEAQEKIFSSPELVSPSYMAILDPLIEQLERGLDLRMFHDIIPATAAKSINGVVWAATQRQWASGHWEPQEVRERALRFCLRGLGVAPQTIEGMTSTKACAGRARNE, translated from the coding sequence ATGACGGAACAGGGGGATCCGCTCTCTTGTCGGCGTCCGCATGCCGGCCATCCGCCCGGGACGCGACGAAACAAACTGGCTCCAGATCCGGAGGTGCGCCGCGCCATCGTGGCCGCGGCAGCGAAATCCGTTCGCGAACAAGGGGTTCGGGGTCTCAGCATCGCGGCGGTGCTGGAGCACGCGCAGTTGAGCACCCGGGCGTTCTACCGCCATTTCGAGTCGAAGGACCAGCTGGTCGCGGCGGTGTTCATGGAGATGACGCGCGTCGAGGTCCAGCGGCTGAAAGCCAAGATGGCACCGGCGGCCGACCCAGTGGAGGCCGTCACCGCGTGGATCGACGGGCGGCTTGATCTCGCATTCGACGAGACCATCAAATCGGAACAGCGCCAAGCATCTTTGGAGGCTCAGGAGAAGATTTTCTCCTCCCCCGAGCTGGTATCGCCGTCCTACATGGCGATCCTCGACCCGCTGATAGAACAGCTCGAGCGTGGCTTGGACCTCAGGATGTTCCACGACATCATTCCGGCGACCGCCGCCAAGTCGATAAACGGCGTGGTCTGGGCCGCCACGCAACGGCAGTGGGCAAGCGGCCACTGGGAGCCCCAAGAGGTCCGGGAGCGCGCCCTGCGATTCTGCCTGCGCGGCCTGGGCGTGGCACCGCAAACAATCGAGGGCATGACCTCGACGAAAGCATGCGCCGGCCGGGCGCGAAACGAATGA